In a genomic window of Methylobacter sp. YRD-M1:
- a CDS encoding response regulator — MNSMQPILLVEDDQVDIMTVKRGLKKLGVVNKLVTVNNGEEALHYLETSDEELPCMILLDINMPKMNGHECLKQLKSHPAFKNIPVVMLTSSLEQQDVNQSFDLGISGYILKPVEYDQFIDAIQVLSSYWTIKK; from the coding sequence ATGAATAGCATGCAACCCATCTTGCTCGTTGAAGATGACCAGGTCGACATCATGACCGTGAAGCGCGGTCTAAAAAAGCTCGGCGTCGTCAATAAACTCGTTACAGTCAATAATGGTGAAGAAGCCTTGCATTACTTGGAAACTTCGGACGAAGAGCTGCCCTGCATGATCCTGCTGGACATCAATATGCCCAAGATGAATGGCCACGAATGCCTGAAGCAACTGAAGAGCCATCCCGCCTTCAAAAACATCCCCGTGGTGATGCTGACCTCGTCGCTGGAGCAGCAGGATGTCAACCAGAGCTTTGACCTCGGGATTTCCGGCTATATTCTGAAGCCTGTCGAATACGATCAGTTCATCGACGCAATTCAGGTACTCAGCTCCTACTGGACCATAAAAAAATAA
- a CDS encoding AAA family ATPase yields MKTLLNFKILDKLGESMHADVFKAYALNDQDKLLAVKKIRPQFCSEDAVSYIRQQINQLSELELPRSIIPELYHPAIDTLCLIQPYIEAQPLSRWLESHTAPDLITTLNIIIAIAEQLEDIHKAGHIHKSLKPTNILIEPETLAVQIIDDIRVLDINQLSHFIYEDHFRVQTLPYLSPEQTGRIKHSVNYTTDLYSLGMLFFECLTGKPPFLFDDPIAIIHSHLAETPASVHELNPATPEIIGKIVAVLLEKAPEKRYQTAAGLIVDLKYCLRGIQQNRNINSFILKQKDYSNRITIPSLMVGRERQKKQLLDEYSKVCAGVFRASLISGLSGIGKTRLIQELQLPIVAHAGYFTSGKFDQFKKHIPYSTLIQAFSHLIKTFLTEDRERIAYWRQRISEQLGDNGRLITDLVPELHLIIGPQPEVPDLPPIEARNRFNDTAEKFLASLISKEHPLTLFIDDLQWCDGATFDLLERIFDNATDYPYLFWIGAYRHNEVDSSHRLMRLIHRVKQARRPLQEIRLDALGLNEVNQMTAYILNTYPSRTEDLSKIIYQTSAGNPLFVNESLRWLHTYKHLHLTDNGSWTWDDEQLRHTAIPESALDLFKDKIAKLPERVRELLSIGASLGARFDASDLALTTATTLPVLYHALTPAFNSNILLREKDQLLFFHDQVQAAAASFLDADKKQLVHRQIAKALISAIPENADLETLPNLFAIVEHLANGREPDQSIESRIEEAKFNYFAGIAAMKALAMDNANYFFHQSKSLYPKDSWDTDYACLFSLHKYLARTEMALGNQPESEQILNTLISRAKSDIDRIDCLYEQTTGLSSMGKFEQAIALGNRGLAYFNRAIPDNDDLALERAAAIMEQIHQGDTDIWQKILDIEPSSDRATQIETGIYSELIPDYYLAGMVPQLYLSAIQSTQNCLAGGVDESVIYGFSMVGLYLQRQSQYELSFRYEDLGLALAHRYPDTFGATKGINGILWTNMHNRSDSAYIIEQCQKNIHRGKNCGDLYNAGLSYGPYIWHLIHQGAHLRQVIDVAEECIHFSNKFNLSLSLGLAESALAGWADMMNTGRTPYNDQDIAVKLKKWEADKHVVSIGGYYSLKGISSHYLGNYAQAADYLHQAEPYLRGLSDNILNRLWYVFRYVNGLRLHKTIPAEEQEMLDLCLEQVQTWASLGPILKPYLTFMLMEQANHAGNFSETRRHCLDAIDLCKPQHFILLEGFLNERLGQILIETQHSYATYYLNRAVGHYHDCGAEAKVRQVTENYAITFQPDEGLSADTSLAQMLDVNYLLLATRTITQQQDLNGLLSAILQSIMERLGAKTGYLLIAEPQDLEVLAKGIKHGFVDVQLRGDPNLSTDTLSMAIVNYVFRTTEMLVIDNAASEGDFIADNTVQHQHLKSILCAPLLKQQHVLGVLYLENNLITSAFTPEQIELTRLLTAQAAIALENTLLIEEMKRSQAQIQSLNADLEQRVEERTASLNSANEELKHFAYVVSHDLKAPLRAINQLSGWICEDYADAFDEDGREQMALLRDRARRMHEMIDGILQYSRVGRIAEPEERIDCSQLLAEVISLIAPPEHIEVHIQADLPVIISERLRLFQVFQNLLDNAIKYNDKDKGIISVTCMEQDHYWQFAVTDNGPGIDKKYQEKIFQLFQTLKPKDQSESTGIGLSLIEKIVTTWGGKIWLESEVGKGSSFIFTIPKRKKYE; encoded by the coding sequence ATGAAAACATTATTAAATTTTAAAATCCTCGATAAACTGGGCGAGAGCATGCATGCCGACGTGTTCAAAGCGTATGCCCTGAATGATCAGGACAAACTGCTGGCTGTTAAGAAAATCAGGCCGCAATTTTGCAGCGAGGATGCAGTCTCCTACATACGCCAGCAGATCAACCAGCTCAGCGAACTTGAACTGCCTCGCAGCATTATTCCCGAACTCTATCATCCCGCTATCGATACCTTGTGCCTGATACAGCCGTATATTGAGGCCCAGCCACTGAGCCGCTGGCTGGAAAGCCATACTGCTCCCGATCTGATAACGACGCTTAACATTATCATCGCCATCGCCGAGCAACTGGAAGACATCCACAAGGCCGGGCATATACACAAGAGCCTGAAGCCCACGAACATATTGATCGAGCCGGAAACGCTGGCCGTCCAGATCATCGATGACATCAGGGTGCTGGATATTAACCAGCTCAGCCATTTTATCTATGAAGATCATTTTCGCGTACAGACGCTGCCGTATCTATCGCCGGAACAAACCGGCAGGATCAAGCATTCGGTCAATTATACGACCGATCTGTATTCGCTGGGCATGCTGTTCTTCGAATGCCTGACCGGCAAACCGCCTTTCCTGTTCGACGACCCGATTGCCATCATTCACTCGCACCTTGCCGAAACGCCGGCATCCGTGCACGAACTAAACCCGGCCACCCCCGAAATCATCGGCAAAATCGTCGCCGTGCTATTGGAAAAAGCACCGGAAAAACGTTATCAGACCGCGGCCGGCCTGATAGTGGACCTGAAATACTGTTTACGGGGAATACAACAAAACCGGAACATCAACAGTTTCATCCTGAAGCAGAAGGATTACAGCAACCGCATTACGATTCCTTCGTTAATGGTCGGCCGTGAGAGGCAAAAAAAACAATTGCTCGACGAGTACAGCAAAGTCTGTGCCGGCGTATTCCGCGCATCGCTGATTTCAGGCTTGTCCGGCATCGGCAAAACGCGGCTGATCCAGGAATTGCAGCTGCCGATCGTTGCCCATGCCGGCTATTTCACGTCCGGCAAGTTCGACCAGTTCAAAAAGCACATCCCTTACAGCACGCTGATCCAGGCTTTCAGCCATCTGATAAAAACTTTCCTGACCGAGGACAGGGAACGTATCGCCTATTGGCGCCAGCGCATCAGCGAGCAACTGGGCGATAACGGCCGGCTGATCACCGACCTGGTTCCGGAACTGCATCTGATTATCGGCCCCCAGCCGGAAGTGCCGGATCTGCCGCCGATTGAAGCGCGCAACCGGTTCAATGACACGGCCGAAAAATTCCTGGCCAGCCTGATCTCGAAAGAACATCCGTTAACCCTGTTTATCGACGATTTACAGTGGTGTGACGGCGCCACATTCGATTTGCTGGAGCGGATTTTCGACAATGCCACTGACTACCCCTATTTGTTCTGGATAGGCGCCTACCGGCACAACGAAGTCGACAGCAGCCATCGGCTCATGCGCTTGATACACAGAGTCAAACAGGCGCGCCGGCCGCTGCAGGAAATCCGCCTGGATGCGCTGGGGCTTAACGAAGTCAACCAGATGACCGCGTATATCCTGAACACCTATCCGTCCAGGACGGAAGACTTATCGAAAATCATCTACCAGACCTCGGCCGGCAACCCACTGTTCGTCAATGAAAGCCTGCGCTGGCTGCATACCTACAAGCACTTGCACCTGACCGATAACGGCAGCTGGACATGGGATGACGAGCAACTGCGCCATACCGCCATTCCCGAATCGGCGCTGGACTTATTCAAGGACAAAATTGCCAAGCTGCCGGAGCGTGTTCGTGAATTACTGAGCATTGGAGCTAGCCTCGGCGCACGATTTGATGCGTCCGATCTGGCGCTGACGACGGCCACGACGCTGCCGGTCCTTTATCATGCACTGACGCCGGCATTCAACAGCAATATTTTGCTCAGGGAAAAGGACCAACTGTTGTTTTTTCACGATCAGGTCCAGGCTGCGGCCGCCAGCTTTCTCGATGCCGACAAGAAACAGCTCGTGCATCGGCAGATTGCCAAGGCGCTCATCAGCGCCATTCCCGAAAATGCCGACCTTGAAACCCTGCCCAATCTGTTCGCCATTGTCGAGCATCTGGCTAACGGCCGGGAGCCCGATCAAAGCATCGAAAGCCGTATTGAAGAGGCAAAATTCAACTACTTTGCTGGCATCGCGGCCATGAAAGCGCTGGCGATGGACAATGCCAACTATTTCTTCCATCAAAGCAAGAGTCTTTACCCTAAAGACAGCTGGGATACCGATTATGCGTGTTTATTTTCCTTGCACAAATACCTGGCCAGGACAGAGATGGCCCTGGGCAACCAGCCGGAATCGGAGCAGATCCTCAACACGCTGATCAGCCGTGCAAAAAGCGATATCGACCGCATCGACTGTTTATACGAACAAACGACCGGCCTGTCCTCGATGGGCAAATTCGAACAGGCCATCGCCTTGGGCAATCGCGGTCTGGCCTATTTCAACCGCGCCATTCCCGATAATGACGACTTGGCGCTGGAGCGCGCGGCCGCCATCATGGAGCAGATCCATCAGGGCGATACGGATATCTGGCAGAAAATCCTCGATATTGAACCCAGCAGCGATAGAGCCACTCAAATTGAAACCGGCATCTACAGTGAGCTGATTCCCGATTACTATCTGGCGGGCATGGTGCCGCAACTTTATTTATCGGCCATTCAATCGACGCAGAACTGTCTGGCGGGCGGCGTTGATGAATCGGTCATTTACGGTTTTTCGATGGTGGGTTTGTATCTGCAGCGCCAAAGCCAGTATGAGCTGTCTTTCCGCTATGAAGACCTGGGGCTGGCCCTGGCACACCGCTATCCCGACACGTTTGGCGCAACAAAAGGTATTAACGGCATTTTATGGACCAATATGCATAACCGCAGCGATTCGGCTTATATTATCGAGCAGTGCCAGAAAAACATTCACCGAGGTAAAAACTGCGGTGACTTATACAATGCAGGCCTGTCCTACGGCCCGTATATCTGGCATTTGATCCATCAGGGCGCTCACTTGCGGCAAGTGATCGACGTGGCCGAGGAATGCATCCATTTTTCCAACAAATTCAACTTATCCCTGTCCCTGGGACTGGCCGAAAGCGCGCTGGCCGGCTGGGCGGACATGATGAATACAGGGCGGACGCCCTACAATGATCAGGATATAGCCGTCAAACTCAAGAAATGGGAGGCTGATAAACATGTCGTTTCGATAGGCGGCTATTACTCCCTGAAAGGCATCAGCAGCCATTACCTGGGCAATTATGCACAGGCGGCTGACTACCTGCATCAGGCGGAGCCTTACCTACGCGGCCTGAGCGACAACATCCTCAATCGCCTGTGGTATGTATTTCGCTATGTAAACGGACTCAGACTTCATAAGACCATTCCAGCCGAAGAGCAAGAGATGCTGGATCTCTGCCTGGAACAGGTGCAAACCTGGGCCTCGCTCGGGCCGATTTTAAAGCCCTATCTGACCTTCATGCTGATGGAGCAGGCCAACCATGCCGGCAATTTCAGCGAAACGCGCCGCCACTGTCTCGATGCGATCGACTTATGCAAACCACAGCATTTCATCTTATTGGAAGGCTTCCTGAATGAGCGGCTGGGCCAAATACTGATAGAGACCCAGCACAGCTACGCCACTTACTATTTAAACCGGGCAGTGGGCCATTACCATGACTGCGGCGCGGAAGCCAAAGTCAGGCAGGTGACGGAAAACTACGCCATTACCTTTCAGCCCGATGAAGGGTTGTCCGCCGATACCTCGCTCGCGCAGATGCTCGACGTCAATTACCTGCTGCTGGCGACGCGCACCATCACGCAGCAACAGGACCTGAACGGCCTCTTAAGCGCGATTCTGCAATCGATCATGGAACGGCTCGGCGCCAAAACCGGCTACCTGCTCATCGCCGAACCGCAAGACTTGGAGGTATTGGCTAAAGGCATCAAGCATGGCTTCGTCGATGTGCAACTCCGAGGCGACCCGAACCTGAGCACCGACACCTTAAGTATGGCCATCGTCAACTACGTCTTCCGCACCACTGAAATGCTGGTTATCGACAATGCCGCCAGCGAAGGCGATTTCATAGCCGACAATACGGTACAGCACCAGCACCTTAAATCGATACTGTGCGCGCCGTTATTGAAGCAACAGCATGTCCTGGGCGTCTTGTACCTGGAAAACAACCTGATCACTTCCGCATTCACGCCCGAACAAATCGAACTGACCCGATTATTGACTGCGCAAGCGGCGATCGCGCTGGAAAATACCCTGCTGATCGAGGAAATGAAGCGCAGCCAGGCGCAGATACAATCCCTGAACGCGGATCTGGAGCAGCGCGTTGAAGAACGCACGGCCTCGCTAAACAGCGCCAATGAAGAATTAAAGCATTTCGCCTACGTCGTGTCTCATGACCTGAAAGCGCCGTTGCGGGCCATCAACCAGCTCTCAGGCTGGATCTGCGAGGATTACGCCGACGCTTTTGACGAAGACGGCCGCGAGCAAATGGCCCTGCTGCGCGATCGGGCCAGACGCATGCACGAGATGATCGACGGCATTCTGCAATACTCCAGAGTCGGCCGGATTGCAGAGCCCGAGGAGCGAATCGATTGTTCGCAATTGCTGGCAGAAGTGATCAGCCTGATCGCTCCGCCCGAGCACATAGAAGTGCATATTCAGGCCGATTTACCGGTCATCATCAGTGAAAGACTGAGACTGTTTCAGGTTTTTCAAAACTTGTTGGATAATGCCATCAAATATAATGATAAGGATAAGGGAATTATCTCGGTCACCTGCATGGAACAAGACCACTACTGGCAATTTGCGGTAACCGACAACGGTCCCGGCATTGATAAAAAATATCAGGAAAAAATATTTCAATTATTTCAAACTTTAAAACCTAAAGACCAGTCAGAAAGCACAGGTATCGGTTTAAGCCTGATAGAAAAAATTGTCACGACATGGGGCGGCAAAATCTGGCTTGAGTCGGAAGTAGGAAAAGGAAGCTCGTTTATTTTTACCATACCTAAAAGAAAAAAATATGAATAG
- the speD gene encoding adenosylmethionine decarboxylase: MKKLQLQGFNNLTKSLSFNIYDVCYAPAEQQQAYIEYIDEAYNADRLTQILKDVAEIIGAQILNIAHQDYEPQGASVTMLISEGDAPPPPSMNSQSPGPLPDTVLAHLDKSHITVHTYPESHPDNGISTFRADIDVSTCGQISPLKALNYLIHSFESDIVIMDYKVRGFTRDISGKKHYIDHNITSIQNYIAKDTLESYQMIDVNVYQENIFHTKMMLKEAELENYLFEKESNLSDDQKAEIQEKLQKEMSEIFYGHNFQRNYEEIKP; encoded by the coding sequence TTGAAAAAGTTGCAATTACAAGGCTTTAACAATTTAACGAAGTCTCTAAGTTTCAATATATACGATGTATGTTATGCACCCGCTGAGCAGCAGCAGGCTTATATTGAGTATATTGATGAAGCCTATAATGCCGATAGATTGACGCAGATTCTTAAAGATGTTGCGGAAATCATCGGCGCGCAAATCCTCAATATTGCCCATCAGGACTATGAACCACAAGGCGCCAGTGTGACGATGCTGATTTCGGAAGGCGACGCGCCTCCGCCGCCCAGCATGAACAGCCAGTCTCCAGGGCCGTTGCCGGATACCGTGCTGGCGCATCTGGATAAAAGCCACATCACGGTACACACGTATCCTGAAAGTCACCCGGATAACGGCATCAGTACGTTCCGCGCCGATATCGACGTGTCGACCTGCGGCCAGATCTCGCCATTGAAAGCGCTCAATTACCTGATCCACAGCTTCGAATCCGATATCGTCATCATGGACTATAAAGTACGAGGCTTCACGCGCGATATTTCCGGCAAGAAGCATTATATTGACCACAACATCACGTCGATCCAGAACTATATCGCGAAAGACACGCTGGAAAGCTATCAGATGATAGATGTTAACGTCTATCAGGAAAATATCTTCCACACCAAGATGATGCTGAAGGAAGCCGAACTGGAAAATTACTTGTTCGAAAAGGAAAGCAATCTTTCAGACGATCAAAAAGCCGAGATCCAGGAAAAGCTGCAAAAAGAGATGTCTGAAATCTTTTACGGCCACAATTTCCAGCGCAATTACGAAGAAATCAAGCCATAA
- a CDS encoding OsmC family protein, whose product MRATVKWVDGVMFVGESGSGHAVVMDGPPDHGGRNMGIRPMEMILLGVGGCSSFDVVQILQKGKHDIIDCVAEISAERIDAIPSVFSKIHLHFIVKGRDLKPSAVERAVKLSAEKYCSASIMLSKAEVEITHDFEVIEV is encoded by the coding sequence ATGCGAGCGACAGTCAAATGGGTTGACGGAGTGATGTTCGTCGGCGAATCCGGCAGTGGCCATGCCGTAGTAATGGATGGCCCGCCGGATCACGGCGGGCGCAACATGGGCATACGGCCTATGGAAATGATCCTGCTGGGGGTGGGCGGTTGCTCATCATTTGATGTGGTGCAGATCTTGCAGAAAGGCAAACATGACATTATTGATTGCGTGGCGGAGATCTCTGCCGAACGGATTGATGCCATACCTAGCGTGTTCAGCAAAATTCATCTGCATTTCATTGTAAAAGGCCGTGATTTAAAACCATCGGCGGTCGAACGGGCAGTCAAGCTGTCCGCAGAGAAGTATTGTTCCGCATCAATCATGCTGAGCAAGGCTGAGGTGGAAATCACCCATGATTTTGAAGTTATCGAGGTTTAA
- the crp gene encoding cAMP-activated global transcriptional regulator CRP encodes MTLISHENSNKRALEQFLNLCHKKKYQSKATIVRPGDPGDRLYYIVEGSVSVCVEDDDGHELILAYLNKNEFIGEIGVFKGVETRKVTIKTRSECRLAEIGYDRFRQALKKELLEYAPDLLFMLGEQLSGRLLAANRKFCDLAFMDVEGRIARTLLDLCKEPDAITHPDGMQLHITRQEISRIVGCSREMAGRVLKELEDKGLISAHGKTIVVFGTR; translated from the coding sequence ATGACACTAATTTCCCACGAAAACTCCAATAAAAGAGCATTGGAGCAGTTTTTAAATCTTTGCCACAAAAAAAAGTATCAGAGCAAAGCCACGATTGTCAGGCCCGGAGATCCGGGGGACCGGCTGTATTATATCGTGGAAGGATCAGTCAGTGTCTGCGTGGAAGATGACGATGGACATGAGCTGATTTTGGCCTATCTTAACAAAAATGAATTCATAGGAGAGATTGGTGTTTTTAAAGGAGTAGAAACGAGGAAAGTCACCATTAAAACGCGCAGTGAGTGCCGCTTGGCCGAAATCGGTTATGATCGCTTCCGCCAGGCGCTGAAAAAAGAACTGCTCGAGTATGCGCCTGATTTACTTTTCATGTTAGGCGAACAGTTATCAGGCCGATTACTGGCCGCCAATCGTAAATTTTGCGATTTGGCCTTCATGGATGTGGAAGGGCGAATCGCCCGAACTTTGCTGGACCTTTGCAAGGAGCCCGATGCCATCACGCATCCCGATGGCATGCAGTTGCACATCACGCGCCAGGAAATCAGCCGCATTGTCGGCTGTTCAAGAGAAATGGCCGGACGCGTGTTAAAAGAGCTGGAGGATAAAGGACTGATCAGCGCGCACGGCAAAACGATTGTTGTGTTTGGTACGCGTTAA
- a CDS encoding peptidoglycan DD-metalloendopeptidase family protein, translating into MRFRLLILMLSAFISFNAAGKKLYKFQDERGTWHFTDQPPKTSQQVTVRQMKVASKQRVWLLKSGEERQPKFYVRNDYAGPVEVEVSFAERKNVRSTPALPQRFIIAPGESDTLFEVGGMSDKGSSGFSLQYRYTLGSPLAQYTARESYLPPIAPDASFQISQAFDGSFSHTDEQNKYAVDIAMPIGTPVYAAKAGTVMEVDNDFYKGGIDETYSSKANSIRIVHADGSMAVYAHLEEDKAQVYPGLKVAAGQLIGYSGNTGFTSGPHLHFAIQINKGMTLVSVPFAFLNSMGQAEEPVSGTRLKGVAASVAAK; encoded by the coding sequence ATGAGATTTAGATTATTAATTTTGATGCTGTCAGCGTTCATTTCATTTAATGCCGCCGGCAAAAAACTTTATAAATTTCAGGATGAGCGAGGTACGTGGCACTTTACTGATCAGCCGCCAAAGACCAGTCAACAGGTCACTGTCAGGCAGATGAAGGTGGCGAGCAAACAGCGGGTCTGGCTGTTGAAATCCGGCGAAGAACGACAGCCAAAATTCTATGTGCGCAATGATTATGCAGGTCCCGTGGAAGTCGAAGTCAGTTTTGCCGAACGGAAAAACGTCCGCTCGACACCTGCTCTGCCTCAGCGTTTTATTATTGCGCCGGGGGAATCAGATACACTTTTTGAAGTAGGCGGCATGAGTGACAAAGGATCCTCGGGATTCTCTCTTCAATACCGTTACACGCTCGGCAGCCCTCTGGCACAGTATACGGCTAGGGAAAGCTATTTGCCGCCGATTGCACCTGATGCCTCGTTTCAAATCTCGCAAGCCTTTGACGGCAGTTTCAGTCATACCGATGAGCAGAACAAATATGCGGTTGATATCGCCATGCCGATAGGCACGCCTGTTTACGCAGCCAAAGCAGGAACGGTCATGGAAGTCGACAATGATTTTTATAAAGGCGGCATTGACGAAACCTATAGTTCAAAGGCCAATAGCATCAGGATTGTGCACGCTGATGGCTCCATGGCGGTTTATGCCCATCTGGAAGAAGATAAGGCCCAGGTCTATCCGGGCCTGAAAGTGGCTGCCGGGCAATTGATCGGTTACTCCGGCAACACCGGCTTTACTTCCGGCCCGCATTTGCATTTTGCCATACAGATTAATAAAGGCATGACGTTGGTTTCCGTGCCTTTTGCCTTTTTGAACAGCATGGGGCAGGCCGAGGAGCCGGTCTCTGGAACCCGGCTTAAAGGTGTTGCGGCCTCCGTAGCGGCTAAATAG
- a CDS encoding winged helix-turn-helix domain-containing protein — translation MNANLQILFISTDHYYRGLLKGYCHAQQFTFLELTDAVTINKEVFNNHLDLIILDMHWAVSSLKKEDWLVLQAMSFAHQIPVCALGDKDYSDALEGKPDSWIEAFFDEQLIVEQLDGYLLKKFIQHAHVHSERRNQERRSTVDRRASYRDASGHLLDAAQYESMPKNGNGDHGTTVGPFQIDRRFKTVSLYGKNIDLTRKEFELFELLSRDVDRVLMAEEIIQHLWPGNNRATKSDLYQYMHLLRKKIEKDPDNPQWILTVKGFGYRLDVSSSAETKAPEENYDNLVAWPGAAIAPVAQ, via the coding sequence ATGAATGCAAATTTGCAAATTTTGTTTATTAGTACGGATCATTATTATCGGGGCTTGCTAAAAGGCTATTGCCATGCGCAGCAATTTACTTTTCTTGAACTGACCGATGCAGTAACAATCAATAAAGAAGTTTTTAATAATCACCTGGATCTGATTATTCTGGATATGCATTGGGCTGTGTCTTCATTGAAAAAAGAGGACTGGCTGGTATTGCAGGCGATGAGCTTCGCCCACCAGATACCCGTGTGCGCATTAGGGGATAAGGACTATAGTGATGCACTTGAAGGTAAACCAGACTCATGGATAGAGGCTTTTTTTGATGAGCAGCTTATTGTTGAACAATTGGATGGCTATCTGCTGAAGAAATTCATTCAGCATGCTCATGTGCACAGTGAAAGAAGAAATCAGGAAAGGCGCTCCACGGTAGATCGAAGGGCATCTTATCGGGATGCATCAGGGCATCTGTTAGATGCGGCACAATATGAATCGATGCCGAAAAATGGCAATGGCGATCACGGCACAACAGTCGGTCCTTTTCAAATTGATCGGCGGTTTAAAACTGTCTCATTGTATGGGAAAAACATTGACCTTACCCGCAAGGAATTCGAATTGTTCGAGCTGCTGTCCAGGGATGTTGATCGCGTGCTAATGGCCGAAGAAATCATTCAGCATCTCTGGCCCGGGAATAACCGTGCGACAAAGTCGGATCTTTATCAATACATGCACCTGCTGCGCAAAAAAATTGAAAAAGACCCTGATAACCCGCAATGGATTCTGACCGTCAAGGGCTTCGGATACAGGCTTGATGTGAGCTCTTCTGCCGAAACAAAAGCCCCGGAAGAAAATTACGACAATCTGGTCGCATGGCCAGGGGCAGCCATTGCTCCTGTGGCCCAATAA
- a CDS encoding C39 family peptidase: MKRLIIMYVFFMLTAPNSYAGSIDFNGIAGAGNYNIAVTSFAERRFKTVYKQQYDFSCGSATLASLLTYHYDDVVDEQSVFADMYKNGDQQLIQKKGFSLLDMKFYLERRGYQADGYKIKLDQLIAAKAPAITIIDNKGYLHFVIIKGLNEQEVLIGDPAAGVKTISRDEFEEMWGNRILFIIHNKPNRAAARFQDQEEWELRIKAPLGSAVDRASLGEFNLLQPGRWDF, from the coding sequence ATGAAACGATTGATCATTATGTACGTTTTTTTCATGTTGACCGCGCCGAACAGTTATGCCGGTTCTATCGATTTTAACGGTATCGCGGGAGCCGGAAATTACAATATTGCGGTGACGAGCTTTGCAGAGCGTCGGTTCAAGACTGTCTACAAGCAGCAATATGATTTCAGCTGTGGCTCGGCAACCTTGGCGAGTTTACTGACTTATCACTATGACGATGTGGTCGATGAACAAAGCGTATTTGCCGACATGTATAAAAACGGCGATCAGCAGTTGATACAGAAAAAGGGATTTTCGTTATTAGATATGAAGTTTTATCTGGAGAGACGGGGCTACCAGGCTGACGGATACAAAATCAAATTGGATCAGTTGATCGCGGCCAAAGCCCCGGCAATTACCATTATTGACAATAAGGGCTATCTGCATTTCGTGATCATAAAAGGGCTCAATGAGCAGGAGGTTCTGATCGGAGATCCTGCCGCAGGCGTGAAAACGATCTCTCGGGATGAGTTCGAGGAAATGTGGGGCAATCGTATACTTTTTATAATTCATAATAAACCGAATAGGGCGGCGGCACGTTTTCAGGATCAGGAAGAGTGGGAGCTTCGGATTAAGGCGCCATTGGGCTCGGCAGTCGATCGGGCCAGCCTGGGGGAATTCAATCTGCTGCAGCCAGGGCGTTGGGATTTTTAA